The sequence below is a genomic window from Arthrobacter sp. U41.
GGGGGCAGGCTCCATTCCCCGTCGCTCCTGTTGGCTTGGTCACGGGGTGACCGGGCGCTCCATGACGAAGTCGTGTTCCACGGTGCTGCCGAGCGTGAAGGACTTGGTGCCGACCTTCCGGAAGCCGGATTTTTCGTAGAAGCGGATGGCGCGGGCGTTCTGGTCGTTCACCCCGAGCCAGAGCCCCCGGGCGCCGGCCGCCGCGGCCGCGCCGATGCTGGCGTGCATCAGGTCGGCGGCGGCGCCCAGACCGTGGTGGTCCGGGTGGACGTAGCATTTGCTGAGCTCGGTTGAGGGCAGGATGGTCAGGACCGCAGCCACGTCAGGGTCCTGGGCGGGCCGCGCGGCCAGGAGGCTGTAGCCGCGCAGCTCGCCGTCGGCGTCGAGCACCAGTATGGTGATGACAGGATCGGCGAGGTAGCTGACGAAGTTGGCCTCGCTGAGGGTGTTCGCGAGGTGCGCGGCGATGTCTGCCGGTGAAGAACCCGGCGGGCAGGCCAGCGGGAAGGTGACGGCCGCCAGCGCGGCGAGCCGGCCGGCGTCGTCCGCGGTTGCCGTTCGGATTACATGCGTCATGCCCAGAACCCTAATCCCGGAAAGGTGCCCATATCGCTTCGTGAAGCGTTGTTGCGGCCGTCTGCAGGTTCAGGGCGGCTTTTCGCTTCGGAAAACGTCCTGTGACACGGAAGCGATCCTTCGCTACCCGGATCCGCGTAGCGAAGGACCGGTTGCGCGTCGCCCGCCCGGATCCGTAGCGAATTACTGCTGGAACCCGGCGACGAAGGACGTGTCCGACGCCCGAAAGTCAGCGGACCGGTAGGCAGCATACGCGATGCGTCTGGAATCGGGTGACCAGCTGTTGACGTTGAGGGTTCCCTGCGCCAGTAGCCGTCAAGGTCCAGCCGCCACAGACCGCCGGCGCCGTTGAGGATCAGAGCGGAGTTGTCGGGTGTCCAGTGGGGTGCTTCCAGGAGCAAGTCGTTGTCCTCAATCCTGGGTGCCAGCCAGATGGTTACCCAGTACGTGCTCTCGCCTGCCGTGATCGAGGCGACCCTGCAGGCCACGGGCTGACTCCGGCGATTGACGCGGGTGTCATAATCGCCGGGTCCGTAGTGCGCACGTGATAGCAATGGGACTGATGAAAGCATATTTCTGCCTGCAGGCCGAGCCGCGGCACCCATGAGCGCCAACGTCCTCGCGAAGGTGCCGCGGAGCTGGATGCTGCTGGCCGCCATCGGACTCATCGCCCTGAACATGCGCGGCCCGTTCGTCGCGGTGGCGCCGGTGGTCGGCCCGATGCAGGCGGAGCTCGGCTTCTCCCCGGTGGAACTTGGCCTCCTGACCGGCATCCCGGTGCTCTGCTTCGCCGTTGCCTCCCCGCTCGCCTCGTTCACCGGGCGCAAGCTCGGCGCGGAAGTCGCGATCACCCTCACCCTCCTGGGTGTCCTGCTGGGCGTGGTTGTCCGTTCGGCGGGCGACGGCGCCCTGGTCATGCTCGGCACGGTGATTCTCGGCATCGCCATCACGATTGGCAACATCGCCGTCCCGCTGATCATCCGGCGCGATTTCGCTCCTGCCCGGCAGGCCACGGCCATGGGCATCTACACCGCCGCCCTGAATATTGGCTCCTTTATCACCGCTATGGTGACGGCGCCGCTGGCGGAGCTGTTGGGGTGGCGGCTGGCCCTGGCCGCCTGCGGGCTCTTCGCCGTCGCAGCGTTCGTGGCCTGGGTGCTCGCCTTTGGCAGCCGGGCGTTCCGGCCCGAACCGGTTCCCGCCCCGGAACCCGCGCGCGCCGGGATCAAGAAGGCATCACGCTGGATCACAGTCGGCCTGACCGCAGGCTTCGCCGGACAGGCGTTCTCCTACTACGGTGTGACTGCCTGGCTGCCCAGCATCCTCGCGGACGAGCTCGGCATGACGGCCGCGGCGGCAGGCGCCGGGTCCTCGCTGTTCCAGATCCTCGCCATCGTGGGCGGGCTGGGCGTTCCGCTCGCGGCGCGTTTCGCCAGCACGACGGCGGTCGGGCTCACCCTCGGGCTCCTGTGGCTGACGGTTCCGGTGGGCCTGCTGCTGGCGCCGGAGCTGTGGTGGCTGTGGTCATCGTTCGGCGGCGTCGCCCAGGGCGGCGGCATCACGCTGATTTTCATCGCCATCATCCGGCTGGCCCGGGACCAGGCCTCCGCGGGCCGGATGTCCGCCGTCGTGCAGGGCGCGGGGTACTCCTTCGGTGCGGCGGCCCCCACCCTGCTGGGCTACGTGAACGGCGTCTCGGGATCGTGGACCGGGCCGCTGCTGATGGTGCTCGGCTCGGTGGCGATGTTCATCCTCGGGACCGCGCTTTCCCTCCGCCACGTCCCCAAGGCTCACTGACTCCGGCGGCGCCCCGGCCTGCGGCGCCAAAGTCATCGCTGAGGTCACAGTTAAGGCCCATGTTCACGAGGAACATGGGCCTTAACTCTCATCTCGACGCCGTTGTCGATTCCCTCACGGGGTCTTCCGTCGCTGGGCCACCGCCCCGGATCTCGGGGGTGCCTGTTGCGAAGGGCATGGCAGCCCAGCAGACGGAAATCTGTGCCTTCCGGTGTGTTTCTGTACCGGGCTTAGGCGGGGACGAGCGCGGGATCGTCGCTGGGGACATCGACGCCGTCGCGCGCTTCGTGCAGGAACCGGTCGTAGGCCGGAAGTGTCAGGAAGGCGGGGAACGACGCGGTGAGGGTGACTTCCTCGAAGATGTCCCGCGAATCGGCGAAGCGGTCACCTTCGAAGCGTTCGAGCCTGGCGAACTCCTCGTCCAGCATGTCCTCGACCCATTCGCGGGTGATGACGTCGCCCTTGTCCGTGATGGCGCGGGAGAAGATCCACTGCCACAGCTGCGAGCGGGAGATTTCCGCGGTGGCGGCGTCCTCCATCAGGTTGTGGATGGTGACGGCGCCATTGCCGCGGAGCCAGGACTCGATGTAGCGGATGCCGACCTCGATGTTGTTCCGGATGCCCTGCTCGGTGATGGTGCCGGTGGTGGAGGCGATGTCGAGCAGTGCGCGGTCATCCGGGGTGACGTCCTCGCGGAGGCGGTCCAGCTGGTTCGGACGGTCCCCGAGGACACCGTCGAACACCTCGCGGCAGACCGGAACCAGGTCCGGGTGGGCCACCCAGGAACCGTCGAATCCGTCGGCGGCGTCGCGGGTCTTGTCGGCCCGGACCTTCTCGATGGCGATCGCGTTGGCCTCGGCGTCCTTGCGGTTGGGGACGGCTGCGGCCATTCCGCCGATCGCCATGGCGCCGCGCTTGTGGCAGGCCCGGACCATTTGTTCGGTGTAGGCGCGCATGAACGGCTGGGTCATGGTGACCTGGCTGCGGTCCGGCAGGACGAAGCGCGGGCCGCGGGTGCGGAAGTTCTTGATCAGCGAGAAGATGTAGTCCCAGCGGCCGGCGTTCAGGCCCGCGGCGTGGTCGCGCAGTTCGTAGAGGATCTCCTCCATTTCGAATGCGGCTGTGATGGTTTCGATCAGCACGGTGGCGCGGATGGTGCCCTGCGGGATGCCGAGCAGGTCCTGGGCGAGAACGAAGATGTCGTTCCACAGGCGGGCTTCGAGGTGGTTCTCGATCTTCGGCAGGTAAAAGTACGGGCCCTTGCCCTGGGCGATCAGGCGGCGGGCGTTGTGGAAGAAGTACAGTCCGAAGTCGACGATGCCGCCGGCGATCGGGGTGCCGTCAACGAGCATGTGCTTTTCCGGAAGGTGCAAGCCGCGGGGCCGGACCACAATTGTGGGCAGCTCCTCGGCGGGGCGGAGCTTGTATTCCTTGCCCTCGGGGGTGGTGAAGTCGATCCGGCGCTCGAGGGCGTCGGTGAGGTTGAGCTGCCCCTGGATGACGTTGCGCCAAGTCGGAGTGGAGGCGTCTTCCATGTCCGCGAGCCACACCTTGGCGCCTGAGTTCAGCGCGTTGATGGCCATCTTCTTGTCCACCGGACCGGTGATCTCCACGCGACGGTCCGTCAGGCCCGGAGCCGGGGGAGCGACGCGCCAGCTCGGGTCGTTCCGGACGGACTCGGTCTCGCGGAGGAACCGCGGGTCCTGGCCCTTGCCGATCTGCTGGCGTCGGTCCCGGCGGGCCTGCAACAGCTCCAGCCGCCGTCCCTTGGTTGCCTTGTGCAGCTTGGCAACAAATGCCAGCGCGTCCGGCGTCAGGACCTCGCTCTGCCGGCAGATGGGCTGGGCGGTCAACGTAACCCCGTTGATGGTGTAGTCGTCAGTGAAGCTGTTCATGGGAGTTGCTCCTTGAATGTCCGCTGTTGCCCTATCACTTTTGGTCTCCAAGGGAGGCCGAAGGGGACCAAAAGTGATAGGGCAACTGGCGGGAAAAGCTGGGATTAGTGGAACTGGCCTTCTTCGGTGGATCCCACCAGGGCCAGGGTGGATGCGTTCGGGTTGAGCGCGGTTGCGATGTCGTCGAAGTAGCCGGTGCCGACTTCGCGCTGGTGCTTGGTCGCGGTGTAGCCGCGGGATTCGGAGGCGAATTCCTTTTCCTGCAGCTCGACGTAGGCGCTCATGCCTTCACGGGCGTAGCCGTGGGCAAGGTCGAACATCGAGTAGTTCAGGGCGTGGAAGCCAGCCAGGGTGATGAACTGGAAGGTGAAGCCCATGGCGCCGAGTTCGCGCTGGAACTTGGCGATCGTGGCGTCGTCGAGGTGCTTCTTCCAGTTGAACGACGGCGAGCAGTTGTAGGAGAGCATCTGGTCCGGGAAGTCGGCCTTGACGGATTCCGCGAACTTGCGGGCCAGTTCCAGGTCCGGGGTGCCCGTTTCCATCCAGATGAGGTCGGAGTACGGGGCGTAGGCCTTGGCCCGGGCGATGCAGGGTTCGATCCCGTTGCGGACCTTGTAGAAGCCCTCCGGGGTGCGCTCGCCGGTAACGAATTCCTGGTCGCGCTCGTCGACGTCGGAGGTGATCAGGGTGGCGGCCTCGGCGTCGGTGCGGGCGATGATGACGGACGGGGTGCCCGCGACGTCGGCTGCCAGGCGGGCGGCGTTCAGGGTGCGGACGTGCTGCTGGGTGGGGATCAGGACCTTGCCGCCGAGGTGGCCGCACTTCTTCTCCGAGGCGAGCTGGTCTTCCCAGTGCACGCCCGAGGCGCCGGCCTGGATCATTGACTTCATCAGCTCGTAGGCGTTCAGCGGGCCGCCGAAGCCGGCCTCTGCGTCGGCGACGATCGGGACCATCCAGTCCTCGACGGTCTGGACGCCTTCGGAGAACTCAATCTGGTCGGCGCGGAGCAGCGCGTTGTTGATGCGGCGGACCACGGTCGGAACCGAGTTGGCCGGGTAGAGGGACTGGTCCGGGTAGGTGTGGCCGGAGTTGTTGGCGTCGGCGGCCACCTGCCAGCCGGAGAGGTAGATGGCGCGGAGGCCGGCCTTGACCTGCTGCACGGCCTGGTTGCCGGTCAGGGCGCCGAGAGCGTTGGTGTACTTGCCTTCCTTGTGCTCAGAGGTGAGCTGCTTCCACAGCTTCTCCGAGCCGCGGCGGGCCAGGGTGTGCTCCTCGGAGACACGGCCGCGGAGGCGGACGACGTCGGAGGCCTTGTAGTCCCGGGTGACACCTTCCCAGCGAGGGTTGGCAGTCCACTCGAGCTCCAGGGCGGTGGCCTGCTGTTCGGGCGTCTGGGTGGGCTCAAATGCTGCAGTCATCTTTGTCTCCTTAGTGGGGCCCCGGGCCGGCTGCACTGCTTCCTCGCAGTGCCTCTGGCTGATCCGGTGCGGTGTAACTTTTCCGTAAGACCTACTTTTCTGTATTTCCAAGGGGTTTTCTAGACCAAAAGACTGGAAAGAAATGCACTTCTTCGCGTATTCTCAAGAAATGCACCCCGCCAGTTGGAACCGTCCCGCCTCCGCCGCCTCGCCTGCCGTCCCGGAAGTGGACGTCATCAGCATGGGCCGCCGCGTCCGCCACCTCCGCAAGGCCGCCGGGCTCACCCTCGATGACCTGAGCGCCACGGTGGGAACGGCCCCCAGCCAGCTGAGCCTGATCGAGAACGGCAAGCGCGAGCCCAAGCTCGGCCTGCTCCAGCAGCTCGCCGCGGCCCTTGGCGTCAGCATCGACGAGCTGCTCGGCGCGGAGCCGCCCAACCGGCGCGCCGCCCTGGAAATCGAGCTGGAACGCTACCAGCGCAGCCCCATCTACGAGTCCCTCAATCTGCCCAAGATCCGTATCAGTTCGCGGCTCCCGATGGACGTGCTGGAGTCCATGGTGGGGCTGCAGCACGAGCTGGAACGCCGGCTGAACGAGCAGGTCGCGACCCCGGAGGAGGCCCGCCGCGCGAACGGGGAACTGCGCGCCATGATGCGCGAACGGAACAACTACTTCCCGGAGTACGAGGCGGAGGCGCAAAAGGTCCTCGCCTCCGTGGGGCACACCAGCGGCCCCCTGTCCCATCACGTGATCGCGGACATCGCCGGGCACCTCGGGTTCAGCCTCCACCACGTCGGTGACCTGCCGCACTCCACCC
It includes:
- a CDS encoding GNAT family N-acetyltransferase, translating into MTHVIRTATADDAGRLAALAAVTFPLACPPGSSPADIAAHLANTLSEANFVSYLADPVITILVLDADGELRGYSLLAARPAQDPDVAAVLTILPSTELSKCYVHPDHHGLGAAADLMHASIGAAAAAGARGLWLGVNDQNARAIRFYEKSGFRKVGTKSFTLGSTVEHDFVMERPVTP
- a CDS encoding MFS transporter — encoded protein: MSANVLAKVPRSWMLLAAIGLIALNMRGPFVAVAPVVGPMQAELGFSPVELGLLTGIPVLCFAVASPLASFTGRKLGAEVAITLTLLGVLLGVVVRSAGDGALVMLGTVILGIAITIGNIAVPLIIRRDFAPARQATAMGIYTAALNIGSFITAMVTAPLAELLGWRLALAACGLFAVAAFVAWVLAFGSRAFRPEPVPAPEPARAGIKKASRWITVGLTAGFAGQAFSYYGVTAWLPSILADELGMTAAAAGAGSSLFQILAIVGGLGVPLAARFASTTAVGLTLGLLWLTVPVGLLLAPELWWLWSSFGGVAQGGGITLIFIAIIRLARDQASAGRMSAVVQGAGYSFGAAAPTLLGYVNGVSGSWTGPLLMVLGSVAMFILGTALSLRHVPKAH
- the aceB gene encoding malate synthase A, translated to MNSFTDDYTINGVTLTAQPICRQSEVLTPDALAFVAKLHKATKGRRLELLQARRDRRQQIGKGQDPRFLRETESVRNDPSWRVAPPAPGLTDRRVEITGPVDKKMAINALNSGAKVWLADMEDASTPTWRNVIQGQLNLTDALERRIDFTTPEGKEYKLRPAEELPTIVVRPRGLHLPEKHMLVDGTPIAGGIVDFGLYFFHNARRLIAQGKGPYFYLPKIENHLEARLWNDIFVLAQDLLGIPQGTIRATVLIETITAAFEMEEILYELRDHAAGLNAGRWDYIFSLIKNFRTRGPRFVLPDRSQVTMTQPFMRAYTEQMVRACHKRGAMAIGGMAAAVPNRKDAEANAIAIEKVRADKTRDAADGFDGSWVAHPDLVPVCREVFDGVLGDRPNQLDRLREDVTPDDRALLDIASTTGTITEQGIRNNIEVGIRYIESWLRGNGAVTIHNLMEDAATAEISRSQLWQWIFSRAITDKGDVITREWVEDMLDEEFARLERFEGDRFADSRDIFEEVTLTASFPAFLTLPAYDRFLHEARDGVDVPSDDPALVPA
- the aceA gene encoding isocitrate lyase encodes the protein MTAAFEPTQTPEQQATALELEWTANPRWEGVTRDYKASDVVRLRGRVSEEHTLARRGSEKLWKQLTSEHKEGKYTNALGALTGNQAVQQVKAGLRAIYLSGWQVAADANNSGHTYPDQSLYPANSVPTVVRRINNALLRADQIEFSEGVQTVEDWMVPIVADAEAGFGGPLNAYELMKSMIQAGASGVHWEDQLASEKKCGHLGGKVLIPTQQHVRTLNAARLAADVAGTPSVIIARTDAEAATLITSDVDERDQEFVTGERTPEGFYKVRNGIEPCIARAKAYAPYSDLIWMETGTPDLELARKFAESVKADFPDQMLSYNCSPSFNWKKHLDDATIAKFQRELGAMGFTFQFITLAGFHALNYSMFDLAHGYAREGMSAYVELQEKEFASESRGYTATKHQREVGTGYFDDIATALNPNASTLALVGSTEEGQFH